From one Cyprinus carpio isolate SPL01 chromosome B3, ASM1834038v1, whole genome shotgun sequence genomic stretch:
- the LOC109092293 gene encoding myocardin-related transcription factor A-like isoform X4, protein MSCKNCLFSPPSTCFLFMRGRMEELVREEDEGDRSSCSPVLQLKLQQRRTREELVNQGIMPPLKSSASFHEQRRSLERARTEDYLKRKIRSRPERSELVRMHILEETSAEPSLQARQLLLKRARLADDLNDKISQRPGLMELIHKNILPVHSSLKQAIIETEFPKVEAESSSFDEESSDAFSPEQTLNQDSPLGQGHLPLPPEIPANETTPKQVPPPPPPPPPPPPPLPNTAGPAPQQKLTNGATGHKQAPALQKGGKVGSERPVQRSKKVRDNKPKVKKLKYHQYVPPDQKPEREPPPLLDSSYTKLLYQQQLFLQLQIINQNKKKNNTPHHTILPAPPKPPADQQPASANCPSPSNNDTPPQSTSTNLTGQNQQTAAVGGGIKIGPLPPNLDELKVAELKQELKVRGLTVSGTKNDLIERLKNFHEQNGGTNAPTTSKTNTPPAPVVGGVSSSTQSADRNVGVASFSFIATAERGGAQMTAPQIMQFGSTSSSPPVSPAHSEHSSTGMSPDETSCNGDAFGEMVTSPLTQLSLQPSPPLPSMVCIKEEPGSRTSPSSCCLVSQSAAPPVDKDQMLQEKDRRIQELTRMLLQKQQLVESLRSQLKGKRVDAPDRSTEELPGVTMEQIRAIIKEEVIEVIEDSEMVTEPQVFPQVGQTQQQRTGVAIELEQDQQQQQLIMQQNQRNLQQQVHQRKRKTQKQQHNQQKQQLPQALTNQQSSPVSSFPADALNSNSTPTIVTDSNGNQFLLTLSNQNTETPARGRRAQSKRLQRTPTMFTNQSVTEFLNKNNQSEQPIQTVILKQPIKKALKPDLNVTTNYKASSCTSISSPANVHPFFSPVDSMNDTEHVPSSPNNNNNKEEMCVDSDQHALLSPSTLCSPIALCHQENGCHQQVDDLFDILIQRGDISENFKAAPDPVLERLRPNTPLCSSSSPLSLSRPPDTPLKTFILEPQPPSIKMHSNCDPRGGRLEDFLESTTGKPLLGVEPGGPTTLIVDLHNQMLSTPSILDHPRSPMDTCDMGFSSHSPSDLIDSASDPMDWLELGMGGTGVEGPGMVHMDGHSSSSLFSTDFLDTSDMNWSSL, encoded by the exons GAAGAGCTTGTTCGAGAGGAGGATGAAGGAGACCGATCGAGCTGCTCGCCGG TGCTTCAACTCAAACTTCAGCAGAGACGGACTCGAGAAGAACTGGTGAACCAGGGGATCATGCCAC CACTGAAAAGTTCTGCATCCTTTCATGAGCAGAGACGAAGTTTAGAACGAGCTCGG ACTGAAGACTACCTGAAGAGAAAGATCCGCAGTCGTCCAGAGAGGTCCGAGCTGGTCAGGATGCACATTCTTGAAG AGACGTCAGCAGAGCCGTCTCTACAGGCCAGACAGCTTCTGCTGAAACGAGCTCGTCTAGCCGACGATCTGAACGATAAAATCTCCCAGCGACCCGGACTGATGGAGCTCATTCACAAAAACATCCTTCCAGTGCACAGCAGCCTCAAACAAGCCATCATAG aGACGGAGTTTCCAAAAGTAGAAGCGGAGAGCTCTTCGTTTGATGAGGAAAGCAGTGACGCGTTCTCACCGGAGCAGACACTTAATCAGGACTCTCCCCTCGGTCAAGGACACTTACCTTTGCCACCTGAGATACCGGCCAATGAAACAACACCAAAACAG GTCccgccccctcctcctcctcctcctcctccaccaccaccGCTGCCTAACACAGCTGGCCCCGCCCCTCAGCAGAAACTAACCAATGGAGCAACAGGCCACAAGCAAGCTCCTGCACTACAAAAG gGTGGTAAAGTGGGTAGTGAGCGCCCTGTTCAGCGCTCTAAGAAGGTGAGAGATAACAAACCAAAGGTGAAGAAGCTGAAGTATCACCAGTATGTTCCTCCAGACCAGAAACCCGAGCGTGAGCCTCCACCTCTGCTGGACTCCTCCTACACCAAACTCCTCTATCAGCAGCAGCTCTTCCTCCAGCTGCAGATcatcaaccaaaacaaaaaaaaaaacaacacaccacaccacaccatcCTGCCTGCTCCACCCAA GCCTCCTGCTGATCAGCAGCCTGCCTCAGCCAATTGCCCGTCGCCATCCAACAATGACACGCCCCCCCAGTCAACATCCACTAATCTGACTGGTCAGAATCAGCAGACCGCTGCAGTCGGGGGTGGAATAAAAATAGGACCCCTGCCTCCCAACCTGGATGAGCTGAAG GTGGCAGAGCTGAAGCAGGAGTTAAAAGTGCGTGGTTTAACCGTCTCAGGCACCAAAAATGACCTTATTGAGCGGCTGAAGAATTTTCATGAGCAGAACGGTGGCACCAACGCACCAACGACATCTAAAACCAACACACCACCAGCCCCTGTAGTGGGAGGAGTCTCTTCCTCCACCCAATCAGCAGACAGGAACGTGGGGGTTGCTTCCTTCTCATTCATTGCTACTGCAGAAAGGGGCGGAGCTCAGATGACAGCACCTCAGATAATGCAGTTTGGTAGCACTAGCTCCTCCCCTCCGGTTTCCCCCGCCCACTCAGAGCACTCATCGACTGGAATGAGCCCAGATGAAACGAGCTGTAATGGGGATGCTTTTGGGGAAATG GTGACCTCTCCTCTTACCCAGCTCTCCTTGCAACCTTCTCCTCCTCTCCCTTCCATGGTCTGCATTAAAGAGGAGCCCGGCAGCCGGACGTCTCCTTCCTCCTGCTGTCTGGTGTCCCAGTCTGCGGCGCCCCCTGTAGACAAGGACCAGATGCTGCAGGAGAAGGACCGGCGCATTCAGGAGCTGACACGCATGCTGCTGCAGAAACAGCAGCTGGTCGAATCTCTGCGCTCGCAGCTGAAAGGCAAACGTGTGGATGCGCCGGACCGATCGACAGAGGAACTTCCTGGTGTCACTATGGAGCAGATCAGAGCGATCATTAAAGAGGAGGTCATAGAGGTGATCGAAGACAGCGAGATGGTGACAGAGCCGCAGGTGTTCCCGCAGGTAGGGCAGACGCAGCAGCAAAGGACGGGTGTTGCAATAGAGCTGGAGCAggaccagcagcagcagcagctcataATGCAACAGAATCAGCGCAACCTGCAGCAACAAGTACATCAGAGGAAgaggaaaacacaaaaacagcagcaCAACCAACAAAAACAA CAGTTGCCTCAAGCACTTACCAACCAGCAGTCAAGTCCTGTTTCTTCATTCCCAGCGGATGCACTGAACTCAAACTCAACCCCCACCATAGTGACCGACAGCAATGGCAACCAGTTCCTGCTAACACTGTCCAATCAAAACACAGAGACACCGGCCAGAGGCCGCCGCGCCCAGAGCAAA AGACTGCAGCGTACACCCACCATGTTTACCAACCAATCCGTGACTGAATTCCTTAACaaaaacaaccaatcagaacagcCCATACAAACCGTCATTTTAAAACAGCCAATCAAAAAG GCACTAAAGCCAGACCTAAATGTGACGACCAATTACAAAGCATCAAGCTGCACATCCATCTCATCACCAGCCAATGTCCATCCGTTCTTCTCTCCAGTGGATTCCATGAACGACACTGAACACGTTCCCTCATCTCCCAACAACAATAAC AACA AGGAGGAGATGTGTGTGGATTCGGACCAGCATGCTTTGCTCTCTCCTTCCACCTTGTGTTCACCCATAGCTCTTTGTCATCAG GAGAATGGCTGCCATCAGCAGGTTGACGACCTGTTTGACATCCTAATTCAGCGTGG AGATATCTCTGAGAATTTTAAAGCTGCACCTGATCCTGTTCTCGAAAGGCTTCGGCCGAACACGCCCCTTTGCTCAAGCTCCTCCCCCCTCAGTCTTTCCCGTCCTCCTGATACGCCCCtcaaaactttcattttagaACCTCAGCCTCCTTCAATTAAGATGCACAGCAACTGTGACCCAAGAGGTGGGCGTCTTGAGGATTTCCTGGAAAGCACTACTGGCAAACCTTTGCTGGGAGTGGAGCCAGGAGGACCGACGACGCTAATTGTTGACCTCCACAACCAAATGCTCAGCACGCCGAGTATCCTAGACCACCCACGTTCCCCAATGGATACATGTGACATGGGTTTTTCCAGTCACTCGCCTTCAGATTTGATAGACTCCGCCTCCGATCCTATGGATTGGCTGGAACTCGGAATGGGTGGGACTGGAGTGGAGGGGCCTGGGATGGTACATATGGATGGACACAGCTCTTCTAGCTTATTTTCCACAGACTTTTTGGACACTTCTGACATGAATTGGTCCAGCTTATAG
- the LOC109092293 gene encoding myocardin-related transcription factor A-like isoform X5, with translation MATMGEESSPSVTAPADVTGSASSPQSDAVTNELQELSLQPALNLLPIHERKNVLQLKLQQRRTREELVNQGIMPPLKSSASFHEQRRSLERARTEDYLKRKIRSRPERSELVRMHILEETSAEPSLQARQLLLKRARLADDLNDKISQRPGLMELIHKNILPVHSSLKQAIIETEFPKVEAESSSFDEESSDAFSPEQTLNQDSPLGQGHLPLPPEIPANETTPKQVPPPPPPPPPPPPPLPNTAGPAPQQKLTNGATGHKQAPALQKGGKVGSERPVQRSKKVRDNKPKVKKLKYHQYVPPDQKPEREPPPLLDSSYTKLLYQQQLFLQLQIINQNKKKNNTPHHTILPAPPKPPADQQPASANCPSPSNNDTPPQSTSTNLTGQNQQTAAVGGGIKIGPLPPNLDELKVAELKQELKVRGLTVSGTKNDLIERLKNFHEQNGGTNAPTTSKTNTPPAPVVGGVSSSTQSADRNVGVASFSFIATAERGGAQMTAPQIMQFGSTSSSPPVSPAHSEHSSTGMSPDETSCNGDAFGEMVTSPLTQLSLQPSPPLPSMVCIKEEPGSRTSPSSCCLVSQSAAPPVDKDQMLQEKDRRIQELTRMLLQKQQLVESLRSQLKGKRVDAPDRSTEELPGVTMEQIRAIIKEEVIEVIEDSEMVTEPQVFPQVGQTQQQRTGVAIELEQDQQQQQLIMQQNQRNLQQQVHQRKRKTQKQQHNQQKQQLPQALTNQQSSPVSSFPADALNSNSTPTIVTDSNGNQFLLTLSNQNTETPARGRRAQSKRLQRTPTMFTNQSVTEFLNKNNQSEQPIQTVILKQPIKKALKPDLNVTTNYKASSCTSISSPANVHPFFSPVDSMNDTEHVPSSPNNNNNKENGCHQQVDDLFDILIQRGDISENFKAAPDPVLERLRPNTPLCSSSSPLSLSRPPDTPLKTFILEPQPPSIKMHSNCDPRGGRLEDFLESTTGKPLLGVEPGGPTTLIVDLHNQMLSTPSILDHPRSPMDTCDMGFSSHSPSDLIDSASDPMDWLELGMGGTGVEGPGMVHMDGHSSSSLFSTDFLDTSDMNWSSL, from the exons TGCTTCAACTCAAACTTCAGCAGAGACGGACTCGAGAAGAACTGGTGAACCAGGGGATCATGCCAC CACTGAAAAGTTCTGCATCCTTTCATGAGCAGAGACGAAGTTTAGAACGAGCTCGG ACTGAAGACTACCTGAAGAGAAAGATCCGCAGTCGTCCAGAGAGGTCCGAGCTGGTCAGGATGCACATTCTTGAAG AGACGTCAGCAGAGCCGTCTCTACAGGCCAGACAGCTTCTGCTGAAACGAGCTCGTCTAGCCGACGATCTGAACGATAAAATCTCCCAGCGACCCGGACTGATGGAGCTCATTCACAAAAACATCCTTCCAGTGCACAGCAGCCTCAAACAAGCCATCATAG aGACGGAGTTTCCAAAAGTAGAAGCGGAGAGCTCTTCGTTTGATGAGGAAAGCAGTGACGCGTTCTCACCGGAGCAGACACTTAATCAGGACTCTCCCCTCGGTCAAGGACACTTACCTTTGCCACCTGAGATACCGGCCAATGAAACAACACCAAAACAG GTCccgccccctcctcctcctcctcctcctccaccaccaccGCTGCCTAACACAGCTGGCCCCGCCCCTCAGCAGAAACTAACCAATGGAGCAACAGGCCACAAGCAAGCTCCTGCACTACAAAAG gGTGGTAAAGTGGGTAGTGAGCGCCCTGTTCAGCGCTCTAAGAAGGTGAGAGATAACAAACCAAAGGTGAAGAAGCTGAAGTATCACCAGTATGTTCCTCCAGACCAGAAACCCGAGCGTGAGCCTCCACCTCTGCTGGACTCCTCCTACACCAAACTCCTCTATCAGCAGCAGCTCTTCCTCCAGCTGCAGATcatcaaccaaaacaaaaaaaaaaacaacacaccacaccacaccatcCTGCCTGCTCCACCCAA GCCTCCTGCTGATCAGCAGCCTGCCTCAGCCAATTGCCCGTCGCCATCCAACAATGACACGCCCCCCCAGTCAACATCCACTAATCTGACTGGTCAGAATCAGCAGACCGCTGCAGTCGGGGGTGGAATAAAAATAGGACCCCTGCCTCCCAACCTGGATGAGCTGAAG GTGGCAGAGCTGAAGCAGGAGTTAAAAGTGCGTGGTTTAACCGTCTCAGGCACCAAAAATGACCTTATTGAGCGGCTGAAGAATTTTCATGAGCAGAACGGTGGCACCAACGCACCAACGACATCTAAAACCAACACACCACCAGCCCCTGTAGTGGGAGGAGTCTCTTCCTCCACCCAATCAGCAGACAGGAACGTGGGGGTTGCTTCCTTCTCATTCATTGCTACTGCAGAAAGGGGCGGAGCTCAGATGACAGCACCTCAGATAATGCAGTTTGGTAGCACTAGCTCCTCCCCTCCGGTTTCCCCCGCCCACTCAGAGCACTCATCGACTGGAATGAGCCCAGATGAAACGAGCTGTAATGGGGATGCTTTTGGGGAAATG GTGACCTCTCCTCTTACCCAGCTCTCCTTGCAACCTTCTCCTCCTCTCCCTTCCATGGTCTGCATTAAAGAGGAGCCCGGCAGCCGGACGTCTCCTTCCTCCTGCTGTCTGGTGTCCCAGTCTGCGGCGCCCCCTGTAGACAAGGACCAGATGCTGCAGGAGAAGGACCGGCGCATTCAGGAGCTGACACGCATGCTGCTGCAGAAACAGCAGCTGGTCGAATCTCTGCGCTCGCAGCTGAAAGGCAAACGTGTGGATGCGCCGGACCGATCGACAGAGGAACTTCCTGGTGTCACTATGGAGCAGATCAGAGCGATCATTAAAGAGGAGGTCATAGAGGTGATCGAAGACAGCGAGATGGTGACAGAGCCGCAGGTGTTCCCGCAGGTAGGGCAGACGCAGCAGCAAAGGACGGGTGTTGCAATAGAGCTGGAGCAggaccagcagcagcagcagctcataATGCAACAGAATCAGCGCAACCTGCAGCAACAAGTACATCAGAGGAAgaggaaaacacaaaaacagcagcaCAACCAACAAAAACAA CAGTTGCCTCAAGCACTTACCAACCAGCAGTCAAGTCCTGTTTCTTCATTCCCAGCGGATGCACTGAACTCAAACTCAACCCCCACCATAGTGACCGACAGCAATGGCAACCAGTTCCTGCTAACACTGTCCAATCAAAACACAGAGACACCGGCCAGAGGCCGCCGCGCCCAGAGCAAA AGACTGCAGCGTACACCCACCATGTTTACCAACCAATCCGTGACTGAATTCCTTAACaaaaacaaccaatcagaacagcCCATACAAACCGTCATTTTAAAACAGCCAATCAAAAAG GCACTAAAGCCAGACCTAAATGTGACGACCAATTACAAAGCATCAAGCTGCACATCCATCTCATCACCAGCCAATGTCCATCCGTTCTTCTCTCCAGTGGATTCCATGAACGACACTGAACACGTTCCCTCATCTCCCAACAACAATAAC AACA AGGAGAATGGCTGCCATCAGCAGGTTGACGACCTGTTTGACATCCTAATTCAGCGTGG AGATATCTCTGAGAATTTTAAAGCTGCACCTGATCCTGTTCTCGAAAGGCTTCGGCCGAACACGCCCCTTTGCTCAAGCTCCTCCCCCCTCAGTCTTTCCCGTCCTCCTGATACGCCCCtcaaaactttcattttagaACCTCAGCCTCCTTCAATTAAGATGCACAGCAACTGTGACCCAAGAGGTGGGCGTCTTGAGGATTTCCTGGAAAGCACTACTGGCAAACCTTTGCTGGGAGTGGAGCCAGGAGGACCGACGACGCTAATTGTTGACCTCCACAACCAAATGCTCAGCACGCCGAGTATCCTAGACCACCCACGTTCCCCAATGGATACATGTGACATGGGTTTTTCCAGTCACTCGCCTTCAGATTTGATAGACTCCGCCTCCGATCCTATGGATTGGCTGGAACTCGGAATGGGTGGGACTGGAGTGGAGGGGCCTGGGATGGTACATATGGATGGACACAGCTCTTCTAGCTTATTTTCCACAGACTTTTTGGACACTTCTGACATGAATTGGTCCAGCTTATAG
- the LOC109092293 gene encoding myocardin-related transcription factor A-like isoform X1: protein MATMGEESSPSVTAPADVTGSASSPQSDAVTNELQELSLQPALNLLPIHERKNVLQLKLQQRRTREELVNQGIMPPLKSSASFHEQRRSLERARTEDYLKRKIRSRPERSELVRMHILEETSAEPSLQARQLLLKRARLADDLNDKISQRPGLMELIHKNILPVHSSLKQAIIETEFPKVEAESSSFDEESSDAFSPEQTLNQDSPLGQGHLPLPPEIPANETTPKQVPPPPPPPPPPPPPLPNTAGPAPQQKLTNGATGHKQAPALQKGGKVGSERPVQRSKKVRDNKPKVKKLKYHQYVPPDQKPEREPPPLLDSSYTKLLYQQQLFLQLQIINQNKKKNNTPHHTILPAPPKPPADQQPASANCPSPSNNDTPPQSTSTNLTGQNQQTAAVGGGIKIGPLPPNLDELKVAELKQELKVRGLTVSGTKNDLIERLKNFHEQNGGTNAPTTSKTNTPPAPVVGGVSSSTQSADRNVGVASFSFIATAERGGAQMTAPQIMQFGSTSSSPPVSPAHSEHSSTGMSPDETSCNGDAFGEMVTSPLTQLSLQPSPPLPSMVCIKEEPGSRTSPSSCCLVSQSAAPPVDKDQMLQEKDRRIQELTRMLLQKQQLVESLRSQLKGKRVDAPDRSTEELPGVTMEQIRAIIKEEVIEVIEDSEMVTEPQVFPQVGQTQQQRTGVAIELEQDQQQQQLIMQQNQRNLQQQVHQRKRKTQKQQHNQQKQQLPQALTNQQSSPVSSFPADALNSNSTPTIVTDSNGNQFLLTLSNQNTETPARGRRAQSKRLQRTPTMFTNQSVTEFLNKNNQSEQPIQTVILKQPIKKALKPDLNVTTNYKASSCTSISSPANVHPFFSPVDSMNDTEHVPSSPNNNNNKEEMCVDSDQHALLSPSTLCSPIALCHQENGCHQQVDDLFDILIQRGDISENFKAAPDPVLERLRPNTPLCSSSSPLSLSRPPDTPLKTFILEPQPPSIKMHSNCDPRGGRLEDFLESTTGKPLLGVEPGGPTTLIVDLHNQMLSTPSILDHPRSPMDTCDMGFSSHSPSDLIDSASDPMDWLELGMGGTGVEGPGMVHMDGHSSSSLFSTDFLDTSDMNWSSL, encoded by the exons TGCTTCAACTCAAACTTCAGCAGAGACGGACTCGAGAAGAACTGGTGAACCAGGGGATCATGCCAC CACTGAAAAGTTCTGCATCCTTTCATGAGCAGAGACGAAGTTTAGAACGAGCTCGG ACTGAAGACTACCTGAAGAGAAAGATCCGCAGTCGTCCAGAGAGGTCCGAGCTGGTCAGGATGCACATTCTTGAAG AGACGTCAGCAGAGCCGTCTCTACAGGCCAGACAGCTTCTGCTGAAACGAGCTCGTCTAGCCGACGATCTGAACGATAAAATCTCCCAGCGACCCGGACTGATGGAGCTCATTCACAAAAACATCCTTCCAGTGCACAGCAGCCTCAAACAAGCCATCATAG aGACGGAGTTTCCAAAAGTAGAAGCGGAGAGCTCTTCGTTTGATGAGGAAAGCAGTGACGCGTTCTCACCGGAGCAGACACTTAATCAGGACTCTCCCCTCGGTCAAGGACACTTACCTTTGCCACCTGAGATACCGGCCAATGAAACAACACCAAAACAG GTCccgccccctcctcctcctcctcctcctccaccaccaccGCTGCCTAACACAGCTGGCCCCGCCCCTCAGCAGAAACTAACCAATGGAGCAACAGGCCACAAGCAAGCTCCTGCACTACAAAAG gGTGGTAAAGTGGGTAGTGAGCGCCCTGTTCAGCGCTCTAAGAAGGTGAGAGATAACAAACCAAAGGTGAAGAAGCTGAAGTATCACCAGTATGTTCCTCCAGACCAGAAACCCGAGCGTGAGCCTCCACCTCTGCTGGACTCCTCCTACACCAAACTCCTCTATCAGCAGCAGCTCTTCCTCCAGCTGCAGATcatcaaccaaaacaaaaaaaaaaacaacacaccacaccacaccatcCTGCCTGCTCCACCCAA GCCTCCTGCTGATCAGCAGCCTGCCTCAGCCAATTGCCCGTCGCCATCCAACAATGACACGCCCCCCCAGTCAACATCCACTAATCTGACTGGTCAGAATCAGCAGACCGCTGCAGTCGGGGGTGGAATAAAAATAGGACCCCTGCCTCCCAACCTGGATGAGCTGAAG GTGGCAGAGCTGAAGCAGGAGTTAAAAGTGCGTGGTTTAACCGTCTCAGGCACCAAAAATGACCTTATTGAGCGGCTGAAGAATTTTCATGAGCAGAACGGTGGCACCAACGCACCAACGACATCTAAAACCAACACACCACCAGCCCCTGTAGTGGGAGGAGTCTCTTCCTCCACCCAATCAGCAGACAGGAACGTGGGGGTTGCTTCCTTCTCATTCATTGCTACTGCAGAAAGGGGCGGAGCTCAGATGACAGCACCTCAGATAATGCAGTTTGGTAGCACTAGCTCCTCCCCTCCGGTTTCCCCCGCCCACTCAGAGCACTCATCGACTGGAATGAGCCCAGATGAAACGAGCTGTAATGGGGATGCTTTTGGGGAAATG GTGACCTCTCCTCTTACCCAGCTCTCCTTGCAACCTTCTCCTCCTCTCCCTTCCATGGTCTGCATTAAAGAGGAGCCCGGCAGCCGGACGTCTCCTTCCTCCTGCTGTCTGGTGTCCCAGTCTGCGGCGCCCCCTGTAGACAAGGACCAGATGCTGCAGGAGAAGGACCGGCGCATTCAGGAGCTGACACGCATGCTGCTGCAGAAACAGCAGCTGGTCGAATCTCTGCGCTCGCAGCTGAAAGGCAAACGTGTGGATGCGCCGGACCGATCGACAGAGGAACTTCCTGGTGTCACTATGGAGCAGATCAGAGCGATCATTAAAGAGGAGGTCATAGAGGTGATCGAAGACAGCGAGATGGTGACAGAGCCGCAGGTGTTCCCGCAGGTAGGGCAGACGCAGCAGCAAAGGACGGGTGTTGCAATAGAGCTGGAGCAggaccagcagcagcagcagctcataATGCAACAGAATCAGCGCAACCTGCAGCAACAAGTACATCAGAGGAAgaggaaaacacaaaaacagcagcaCAACCAACAAAAACAA CAGTTGCCTCAAGCACTTACCAACCAGCAGTCAAGTCCTGTTTCTTCATTCCCAGCGGATGCACTGAACTCAAACTCAACCCCCACCATAGTGACCGACAGCAATGGCAACCAGTTCCTGCTAACACTGTCCAATCAAAACACAGAGACACCGGCCAGAGGCCGCCGCGCCCAGAGCAAA AGACTGCAGCGTACACCCACCATGTTTACCAACCAATCCGTGACTGAATTCCTTAACaaaaacaaccaatcagaacagcCCATACAAACCGTCATTTTAAAACAGCCAATCAAAAAG GCACTAAAGCCAGACCTAAATGTGACGACCAATTACAAAGCATCAAGCTGCACATCCATCTCATCACCAGCCAATGTCCATCCGTTCTTCTCTCCAGTGGATTCCATGAACGACACTGAACACGTTCCCTCATCTCCCAACAACAATAAC AACA AGGAGGAGATGTGTGTGGATTCGGACCAGCATGCTTTGCTCTCTCCTTCCACCTTGTGTTCACCCATAGCTCTTTGTCATCAG GAGAATGGCTGCCATCAGCAGGTTGACGACCTGTTTGACATCCTAATTCAGCGTGG AGATATCTCTGAGAATTTTAAAGCTGCACCTGATCCTGTTCTCGAAAGGCTTCGGCCGAACACGCCCCTTTGCTCAAGCTCCTCCCCCCTCAGTCTTTCCCGTCCTCCTGATACGCCCCtcaaaactttcattttagaACCTCAGCCTCCTTCAATTAAGATGCACAGCAACTGTGACCCAAGAGGTGGGCGTCTTGAGGATTTCCTGGAAAGCACTACTGGCAAACCTTTGCTGGGAGTGGAGCCAGGAGGACCGACGACGCTAATTGTTGACCTCCACAACCAAATGCTCAGCACGCCGAGTATCCTAGACCACCCACGTTCCCCAATGGATACATGTGACATGGGTTTTTCCAGTCACTCGCCTTCAGATTTGATAGACTCCGCCTCCGATCCTATGGATTGGCTGGAACTCGGAATGGGTGGGACTGGAGTGGAGGGGCCTGGGATGGTACATATGGATGGACACAGCTCTTCTAGCTTATTTTCCACAGACTTTTTGGACACTTCTGACATGAATTGGTCCAGCTTATAG